The Saccharopolyspora gloriosae genome window below encodes:
- a CDS encoding DUF2237 family protein, with amino-acid sequence MTTDRNVLGGELEPCGTEPLTGFYRDGCCSTGPEDVGEHTVCAVVSTEFLVQQQETGNDLVTPRPEYGFAGLQPGDRWCVCASRWLEAYSAGAAPPVLLAATHAKAIEVVPLSALQEHAVDVPADPSTLT; translated from the coding sequence ATGACGACCGATCGCAACGTTCTCGGTGGCGAACTGGAGCCTTGCGGCACCGAACCGCTCACCGGTTTCTACCGCGACGGCTGCTGCTCGACCGGACCGGAGGACGTCGGCGAGCACACGGTGTGCGCCGTGGTCTCCACCGAATTCCTCGTGCAGCAACAGGAGACGGGCAACGATCTGGTGACGCCCCGCCCGGAGTACGGCTTCGCGGGCCTGCAGCCCGGTGATCGCTGGTGCGTGTGCGCTTCTCGCTGGCTGGAGGCCTATTCGGCGGGGGCGGCTCCGCCGGTGCTGCTGGCCGCCACCCACGCGAAGGCGATCGAGGTGGTCCCGCTGAGCGCACTGCAGGAGCACGCCGTGGACGTGCCCGCAGATCCGAGCACGCTGACCTGA
- a CDS encoding SDR family NAD(P)-dependent oxidoreductase yields the protein MSSTVLVLGGRSEIGVELAARLVGDGARTVVLAARRSNDLDEQEALLREAGAAEVERVEFDADDLGTHRTLLDDLTARHGTLDDVIVSFGILGDQERAEHDAEHAVSIVHTDYVAHVSVLTHLATVLRAQGAGRLVVFSSVAGVRVRRANYVYGSAKAGLDGFAAGLADALAGSGVSLLVVRPGFVVGRMTEGMSPAPFSSTPGQVADAAVRALRRGRVEVWVPFALRVLFGVLRYVPRPIWRRMPR from the coding sequence ATGAGCTCAACGGTTCTGGTCCTCGGCGGCCGCAGCGAGATCGGTGTCGAACTGGCCGCCCGCCTGGTCGGCGACGGCGCCCGCACGGTGGTCCTGGCCGCCCGGCGCAGCAACGACCTCGACGAGCAGGAAGCACTGCTGCGCGAAGCCGGAGCCGCCGAGGTCGAGCGGGTGGAGTTCGACGCCGACGACCTCGGCACGCACCGGACGCTGCTCGACGACCTCACCGCCCGGCACGGGACGTTGGACGACGTGATCGTCTCCTTCGGCATCCTCGGTGATCAGGAACGCGCCGAGCACGACGCCGAGCACGCGGTGTCGATCGTGCACACCGACTACGTCGCGCACGTCTCGGTGCTCACGCACCTCGCGACCGTGCTGCGCGCGCAAGGCGCCGGGCGGCTGGTGGTGTTCTCCTCGGTGGCCGGGGTGCGGGTGCGGCGGGCGAACTACGTCTACGGGTCGGCGAAGGCCGGGCTCGACGGGTTCGCGGCGGGGCTCGCGGACGCGCTCGCCGGCAGCGGGGTGAGCCTGCTGGTGGTGCGGCCGGGCTTCGTCGTCGGACGGATGACCGAGGGCATGTCCCCCGCCCCGTTCTCCAGCACCCCCGGTCAGGTCGCCGATGCAGCGGTGCGGGCGCTGCGCCGGGGCCGCGTCGAGGTGTGGGTGCCGTTCGCGCTGCGGGTGCTGTTCGGGGTGCTGCGGTACGTGCCGCGCCCGATCTGGCGCCGGATGCCGCGCTAG
- a CDS encoding alpha/beta hydrolase family protein, whose product MSAPAPIRPATLAVARSNFGFSPDGREIACVRTSAEASTLELWSFAARGARPHVLRSRRFGQIPGKIRPSEPELIHHSKAVDPYAQVLPLGDGRVLLLTERGDLAELELIAPPVPRTHILGQVRAADGYLLPSPSAAQLGFLVAREDPEQTAVWRLTDGPPGVEPLVRLPGAASGGVWLDTDADLLALNLSRPGHAVEGVLADLRRGSWQPLFSLSPGSDDRILLHHQRSKLLLVRSTSTGADRVGWVLLDGAGSVRFPDRLCPTHIPLTVDDGGQRVLLRRESGALSALDLYSPRDDKLTALTLPPGRTGDQAHLNGRTVRVPFSSPARPSTLVTVSPSGSCSAIPEEPGPEQPPWASADLLRLGGGIEAIVYGGAKWRSCEHVVLALHHTEGALWRWEFHPLFQDLAAVGVAVIAPNHRAEDGKWGGPDLAGVISLGHHLRSQRPGLPGPILLGGGHGGRLALQAAGSTPGLWSACVALAPLLTDDDELARGMEANTAPVLLVHGTGDETVPVGRARTLRRRLAGPSVAGPAFRYFEVDAGHDAVAAVDRGTLREKVVAFCRSGLAPSPGVR is encoded by the coding sequence ATGAGCGCACCCGCCCCGATCCGGCCCGCCACCTTGGCCGTGGCCAGGTCGAACTTCGGCTTCTCCCCCGACGGCCGGGAGATCGCCTGCGTCCGCACCAGCGCCGAGGCGTCCACCTTGGAGCTGTGGTCCTTCGCGGCCCGCGGCGCCCGGCCGCACGTGCTGCGCAGCCGTCGCTTCGGCCAGATCCCCGGCAAGATCCGCCCCTCCGAACCTGAACTGATCCACCACAGCAAGGCCGTCGATCCCTACGCGCAGGTGCTGCCGCTGGGCGACGGGCGGGTGCTGCTGCTGACCGAGCGCGGCGACCTCGCCGAGCTGGAACTGATCGCCCCGCCGGTGCCGCGCACCCACATCCTGGGCCAAGTGCGCGCGGCGGACGGCTACTTGCTGCCGAGCCCGTCGGCGGCGCAGCTGGGCTTCCTGGTCGCCCGCGAGGACCCGGAACAGACGGCCGTCTGGCGACTCACCGACGGCCCGCCCGGTGTCGAGCCACTCGTGCGGCTGCCAGGAGCCGCCTCTGGGGGTGTGTGGCTCGACACCGACGCGGATCTGCTCGCGCTGAACCTGTCGCGGCCCGGGCACGCGGTCGAAGGGGTGCTCGCCGACCTGCGGCGCGGATCGTGGCAGCCGCTGTTCTCGCTGTCGCCCGGCAGCGACGACCGGATCCTGCTGCACCACCAGCGCTCCAAGCTGCTGCTGGTGCGCTCCACCTCCACCGGCGCGGACCGGGTCGGGTGGGTGCTGCTGGACGGGGCGGGCAGCGTGCGGTTCCCGGACCGGCTGTGCCCGACGCACATCCCGCTGACCGTGGACGACGGCGGCCAGCGGGTGCTGCTGCGGCGGGAATCGGGCGCGTTGTCGGCGCTGGACCTCTACTCCCCGCGCGACGACAAGCTCACCGCGCTCACCCTGCCGCCCGGCCGCACCGGAGATCAGGCGCACTTGAACGGACGCACGGTGCGGGTGCCGTTCTCCTCGCCCGCCCGGCCGTCGACGCTGGTGACGGTCTCGCCGAGCGGATCCTGCTCCGCGATCCCGGAGGAACCGGGCCCGGAGCAGCCGCCGTGGGCGTCGGCGGACCTGCTGCGGCTCGGCGGCGGCATCGAGGCCATCGTCTACGGCGGCGCGAAGTGGCGTTCCTGCGAGCACGTGGTGCTCGCGCTGCACCACACCGAAGGTGCGCTGTGGCGCTGGGAGTTCCACCCGCTGTTCCAGGACCTGGCGGCGGTGGGCGTGGCCGTCATCGCGCCGAACCACCGCGCCGAGGACGGCAAGTGGGGCGGGCCGGACCTGGCCGGGGTGATCTCGCTCGGGCACCACCTGCGTTCGCAGCGGCCCGGACTGCCCGGTCCGATCCTGCTCGGCGGCGGCCACGGCGGCCGGCTCGCGCTGCAGGCCGCGGGCAGCACGCCGGGGCTGTGGTCGGCGTGCGTCGCGCTGGCGCCGCTGCTCACCGACGACGACGAACTGGCGCGGGGCATGGAGGCGAACACCGCGCCGGTGCTGCTGGTGCACGGCACCGGCGACGAGACGGTGCCGGTCGGCCGGGCGCGGACGTTGCGCCGGCGGCTCGCCGGGCCGTCCGTCGCGGGCCCCGCCTTCCGGTACTTCGAGGTCGACGCCGGGCACGACGCCGTGGCCGCGGTGGACCGGGGAACGCTGCGGGAGAAGGTCGTCGCGTTCTGCCGCAGCGGACTGGCACCCTCACCCGGAGTGCGCTGA
- a CDS encoding tetratricopeptide repeat protein, with product MGRRDQLGTGTVARPVLDDALDTAARNRVCLVIAAAGWGKTTAVKEWAATGVTTAWWSPESSGDDAGRLLTHLVDAALPHLPGPAPATERGAICDWLRDLPADLHLVIDDLHEAGEHAVSLIADLCRTAPPRLRLVLLSRHEPPFSLERLRGQGKVGEIDAGLLAFDTDEIAELLDGALGDGDVALAHELSERTGGWPAAVCRAIESLRTVPEPRRSGMPTADRFHPYLAEEVLDREPERARHALHRLAVLGDVTSEEPGGVFTDLARRGLLRPSGTGRWALVPPLAEFLAEPRTVTPEIRTSLHRQAAEEDHRAGRHERALRHLVAARDTERCAALLTDVGGRLLDDGHVDVVLDAAALLGDSAGEAIALLVGQAHRLRGRWPEAAASWRRAGSPADPALAWRIAAAALARAEPAEALDACSAAHGTGTTSDEARLSAIAALAHRLTGDVARGREAATRAEEIAARCTPGSAASTAARIARAVLAAARGDQREARTAWFDAAENAPAVPLGRLHALRALHCTEAGEPAPALAHADAALRIAEKHGDPLLRAHALTQRGTALARLGRFDEATVAIDAACDGFGRFGTGYLAWPLCVRGDVHRQRGRLERARSAYEEALALAEPARDVLGTSAALIGLARIRAVDDPEQARALAQRAVDLGEHLHEVRALLTRGWIAWEAGDLEPAIADAALAAEQARSRGDEPGLAEALALTAVTSPDPLEHGPALDEAVQIWREGGFAVEEAQAVLLRHRLGPVRDGAGAVADLAERTLREHGATPDSRTAAGPLAAVARLAPPVALRALGVFRIEHAGLPVPRAAWQSRKARELLKILVAKRRPLRREELMELLWPEVDPVRAGNRLSVLLSTVRDVLSGPGPMTGSVLLTSETGTVGLDPRYVRVDVEAFLAQADRALQAHRDELPSATAQLLDAEAAYTGDFLEDDPYQAWADALADELRTTHVAVLRALTRRLRAEGDTDRVARFALRLLRDDCYDEEAHLDLVSTLLRAERFGEARRRYELYSKRMREISVDPRPFPGIPGNRRRTDTSE from the coding sequence ATGGGACGTCGCGACCAGCTCGGCACGGGCACCGTTGCGCGCCCGGTGCTGGACGACGCGCTCGACACGGCCGCCCGGAACCGGGTGTGCCTGGTGATCGCGGCGGCCGGATGGGGCAAGACGACGGCCGTCAAGGAATGGGCCGCCACGGGCGTCACCACCGCCTGGTGGTCGCCCGAGAGCTCCGGTGACGACGCCGGACGGCTGCTCACCCACCTCGTCGACGCCGCTCTCCCGCACCTGCCCGGCCCCGCCCCGGCCACCGAGCGCGGGGCGATCTGCGACTGGCTGCGCGACCTGCCCGCGGATCTGCACCTGGTGATCGACGATCTGCACGAGGCCGGTGAGCACGCGGTCTCGCTCATCGCCGACCTGTGCCGCACCGCGCCGCCCCGCCTGCGGCTGGTGCTGCTGTCGCGCCACGAACCTCCGTTCTCCCTGGAACGGCTGCGGGGGCAGGGCAAGGTCGGCGAGATCGACGCCGGACTGCTCGCCTTCGACACCGACGAGATCGCCGAACTGCTCGACGGCGCCCTCGGAGACGGCGACGTCGCGCTCGCCCACGAGCTCAGCGAACGCACCGGTGGCTGGCCCGCCGCGGTCTGCCGCGCCATCGAATCGCTGCGGACCGTGCCCGAACCCCGCCGCTCCGGGATGCCGACCGCCGACCGGTTCCACCCGTACCTCGCCGAGGAAGTCCTCGACCGCGAGCCGGAGCGCGCGCGGCACGCGCTGCACCGGCTGGCCGTGCTCGGCGACGTCACCTCCGAAGAACCCGGCGGCGTGTTCACCGACCTCGCCCGGCGCGGCCTGCTGCGGCCCTCCGGAACCGGGCGGTGGGCGCTGGTGCCCCCGCTGGCCGAGTTCCTCGCGGAACCGCGCACGGTGACCCCCGAGATCCGCACTTCGCTGCACCGCCAGGCCGCCGAGGAGGACCACCGGGCCGGTCGGCACGAGCGCGCGCTGCGCCACCTCGTCGCCGCGCGCGACACCGAGCGCTGCGCCGCGCTGCTCACCGACGTCGGCGGCAGGCTGCTCGACGACGGGCACGTGGACGTGGTCCTCGACGCCGCGGCGTTGCTCGGCGACTCGGCAGGAGAGGCGATCGCGCTCCTCGTCGGCCAGGCGCACCGGCTGCGGGGCCGCTGGCCGGAGGCCGCCGCGAGCTGGCGGCGGGCGGGCTCACCGGCCGATCCCGCGCTGGCGTGGCGGATCGCCGCCGCCGCGCTGGCCAGGGCCGAACCCGCCGAAGCGCTCGACGCCTGCTCCGCCGCGCACGGCACCGGAACCACGTCCGACGAGGCCCGGCTGTCCGCGATCGCCGCGCTGGCCCACCGCCTCACCGGCGACGTCGCACGCGGCCGGGAGGCCGCCACCCGGGCCGAGGAGATCGCCGCACGCTGCACACCCGGATCAGCGGCGTCCACCGCCGCCCGCATCGCCCGCGCCGTGCTCGCCGCCGCCCGCGGCGACCAGCGCGAGGCGCGCACCGCCTGGTTCGACGCCGCGGAGAACGCCCCGGCGGTACCGCTCGGCAGGCTGCACGCGCTGCGCGCGCTGCACTGCACCGAAGCGGGCGAACCCGCCCCGGCCCTGGCGCACGCCGACGCGGCGCTGCGGATCGCGGAGAAGCACGGGGACCCGCTGCTGCGGGCGCACGCGCTGACCCAGCGCGGCACCGCCCTCGCCCGGCTCGGCCGGTTCGACGAGGCGACCGTCGCGATCGACGCCGCCTGCGACGGATTCGGCCGGTTCGGCACCGGCTACCTCGCCTGGCCGCTGTGCGTGCGCGGCGACGTGCACCGCCAGCGCGGCAGGCTCGAACGGGCCCGCTCCGCCTACGAGGAGGCGCTGGCACTGGCGGAACCCGCGCGGGACGTGCTCGGCACGAGCGCCGCGCTGATCGGGCTCGCCCGGATCCGCGCGGTCGACGACCCGGAGCAGGCGCGCGCGCTGGCCCAGCGCGCGGTCGACCTCGGCGAGCACCTGCACGAGGTGCGCGCCCTGCTCACCCGCGGCTGGATCGCGTGGGAGGCCGGGGACCTCGAACCGGCGATCGCCGACGCCGCGCTCGCCGCCGAACAGGCCCGCTCCCGCGGCGACGAGCCCGGCTTGGCGGAAGCGCTGGCGCTCACCGCCGTCACCTCCCCCGACCCGCTGGAGCACGGACCGGCGCTGGACGAGGCCGTGCAGATCTGGCGCGAAGGCGGTTTCGCCGTCGAAGAGGCGCAGGCCGTGCTGCTGCGCCACCGGCTGGGCCCCGTGCGCGACGGTGCCGGAGCGGTCGCGGACCTCGCCGAACGCACCCTGCGCGAGCACGGCGCGACACCCGACTCCCGGACGGCCGCCGGCCCGCTCGCCGCGGTGGCGCGACTGGCCCCGCCGGTGGCGCTGCGCGCGCTGGGCGTGTTCCGGATCGAACACGCCGGGCTGCCGGTGCCGCGCGCGGCGTGGCAGTCCCGCAAAGCCCGCGAGCTGCTGAAGATCCTCGTCGCGAAGCGGCGCCCGCTGCGCCGCGAAGAGCTGATGGAACTGCTGTGGCCCGAAGTGGACCCGGTGCGGGCGGGCAACCGGCTCTCGGTGCTGCTCTCGACCGTGCGCGACGTGCTCTCAGGGCCCGGGCCGATGACCGGTTCGGTCCTGCTGACCAGCGAGACCGGCACCGTCGGCCTCGATCCGCGCTACGTCCGCGTGGACGTCGAAGCGTTCCTCGCCCAGGCCGACCGGGCGTTGCAGGCGCATCGCGACGAGCTGCCCTCGGCGACCGCGCAGCTGCTGGACGCGGAGGCCGCCTACACCGGTGACTTCCTGGAGGACGATCCGTACCAGGCCTGGGCGGACGCGCTGGCCGACGAGTTGCGCACCACGCACGTCGCCGTGCTCCGGGCGCTGACCCGGCGGCTGCGCGCCGAAGGCGACACCGACCGGGTCGCCCGGTTCGCCCTGCGGCTGCTGCGCGACGACTGCTACGACGAAGAAGCGCACCTCGACCTGGTGAGCACCCTGCTGCGCGCGGAGCGCTTCGGCGAGGCCCGCCGCCGCTACGAGCTCTACAGCAAGCGGATGCGCGAGATCTCCGTCGATCCGCGGCCGTTCCCCGGCATCCCCGGAAATCGGCGCCGCACTGACACCTCCGAGTGA
- a CDS encoding Pls/PosA family non-ribosomal peptide synthetase — MNRGGTESPGSAFPVFDLLAQPHSPGSTAAAAALARTALAVPEPPATALFDAGPAAPERTLLDVLAATVRAHPDAPALDTGVETFTYRELADRVESDARRLTAAGIGRGDRVGIRVESGTSELYLGILAVLAAGAAYVPVDADDPPERAELVFGEAEVCAVLTGGEPVERGAPTGRTGAPEPDDDAWIIFTSGSTGTPKGVAVRHRSAAAFVDAEARLFLPDAPIGPGDRVLAGLSVAFDASCEEMWLAWRHGACLVPAPRSLVRAGADLGPWLVRRSISVVSTVPTLAALWPAEALAGVRLLIFGGEACPPELAERLVGDGREVWNTYGPTEATVVACAARLDGRGPVRIGLPLAGWRLAVVDERGMPVAPGAQGELVIGGAGLARYLDPAKDAEKFAPSPSLGWPRAYRSGDLVRADPEGLVFVGRADEQIKLGGRRIELGEVDAALQALPGVSGAAAAVRRTKAGGELLVGYLVAEDAAEFDTDDAVRRLREVLPASLVPLPAVVDALPTRTSGKVDRAALPWPLPQREQPPVDGLSETESWLVEEWAEILGMRPDGPDADFFRLGGGSLAAAQLVTRLRTRHPQVSVADLYQHPRLGELAAELDELDAVTTARADVAPVPRRTGWCQLLLMVPLCTLTGLRWTAVLAAIGTVLSATGLAWAPSTSWWALVAAWVVLFSPLGRIALAAGGIRMLLHRVRPGRYPRGGGVHLRLWAAQQWDQRCGASSVSGAFWTTHYAKALGAKIGEDVDLHSPPPVTGLLKVGRGAAIEPEVDLSGHWVDGETVHIGRIRIGAGARVGARSMLLPDSRVGKGAEAAAGSTVHGVIPAHQRWAGSPAARSASGPAEWPAHRPPRSRTWSAVYGVTSALFAAVPVVAAVPALLIVAAALAGTPTPRAALGAALAAVPAATAAYFGAYALLVLIAVRALGIGLREGHHPVHGRIAWQVWTTERLMGMARTALFPLYASVFTPMWLRLLGAKVGRGAEISTVLALPKMTKVADGAFLADDTMVATYELGNGWLHVAPARIGKEAFLGNSGMTAPGRSVPKRGLVGVLSSTPRKAKKGSSYLGMPPMPLRRAKVRSDAERTFDPPLRLVFARALVELCRIVPVMASAALAVLALGALAWLWAAAGPWVAAALSGIVLLAAGVLACAVTTLAKWVLVGRFRVRQQPLWSSFVWRGELADTFVEVLAVPWLAGAATGTPLLTTWLRTMGARIGRGAWVETYWLPESDLVRLGAGATVNRGCVVQTHLFHDRIMSMDEVVLDEGATLGPHGIVLPGASIGARTTVGPGSLITRGDAVPADSRWRGNPISAWRGGKRRS; from the coding sequence ATGAACCGGGGCGGCACCGAGTCGCCCGGCTCCGCCTTCCCCGTCTTCGACCTGCTGGCACAACCGCACTCGCCCGGTTCGACCGCGGCCGCCGCCGCGCTCGCGCGCACCGCGCTGGCCGTGCCGGAGCCGCCCGCGACCGCGCTGTTCGACGCGGGCCCGGCCGCCCCGGAGCGCACCCTGCTGGACGTGCTCGCGGCCACCGTTCGTGCGCACCCGGACGCGCCCGCCCTGGACACCGGCGTCGAGACGTTCACCTACCGGGAGCTGGCCGATCGCGTCGAGTCCGATGCGCGGCGGCTCACCGCGGCGGGCATCGGCCGCGGCGACCGGGTCGGGATCAGGGTCGAGTCCGGCACGTCCGAGCTGTACCTGGGCATCCTCGCGGTGCTGGCGGCGGGCGCGGCCTACGTGCCCGTCGACGCCGACGATCCGCCGGAGCGCGCGGAGCTGGTGTTCGGCGAGGCCGAGGTGTGCGCGGTGCTCACCGGCGGCGAACCGGTCGAGCGCGGTGCCCCGACGGGCCGGACCGGTGCACCGGAGCCGGACGACGACGCGTGGATCATCTTCACCTCCGGATCCACCGGCACCCCGAAGGGCGTGGCGGTGCGGCACCGCTCGGCCGCGGCGTTCGTGGACGCCGAGGCGCGGCTGTTCCTGCCGGACGCGCCGATCGGGCCCGGCGACCGGGTGCTCGCGGGCCTGTCGGTCGCGTTCGACGCGTCGTGCGAGGAGATGTGGCTGGCCTGGCGGCACGGCGCCTGCCTGGTGCCCGCGCCGCGTTCCCTGGTGCGGGCGGGCGCGGACCTGGGGCCGTGGCTGGTGCGACGGTCGATCAGCGTGGTCTCCACGGTGCCGACGCTGGCCGCGCTGTGGCCGGCGGAGGCGCTGGCCGGGGTGCGGCTGCTCATCTTCGGCGGCGAGGCCTGCCCTCCGGAGCTGGCGGAGCGGCTCGTCGGCGACGGTCGCGAGGTGTGGAACACCTACGGCCCGACCGAGGCGACGGTGGTGGCCTGCGCGGCACGGCTGGACGGGCGGGGTCCGGTGCGGATCGGGCTGCCGCTGGCGGGCTGGCGGCTCGCGGTGGTCGACGAGCGCGGGATGCCGGTGGCGCCGGGCGCGCAGGGCGAGCTGGTGATCGGCGGTGCCGGGTTGGCCCGCTACCTCGATCCGGCCAAGGACGCGGAGAAGTTCGCGCCGTCGCCGTCGCTGGGCTGGCCGCGGGCCTACCGCAGCGGGGACCTGGTGCGGGCCGACCCGGAGGGACTCGTGTTCGTCGGTCGCGCCGACGAGCAGATCAAGCTCGGCGGCAGGCGCATCGAGCTCGGTGAGGTCGACGCCGCGCTGCAGGCACTGCCGGGCGTGTCGGGCGCGGCGGCGGCGGTGCGCCGCACGAAGGCGGGCGGTGAGCTGCTCGTCGGCTACCTCGTCGCCGAGGACGCCGCGGAGTTCGACACCGACGACGCCGTGCGCAGGTTGCGGGAGGTGCTGCCCGCGTCGCTGGTCCCGCTGCCCGCGGTGGTGGACGCGTTGCCGACGCGCACCTCGGGGAAGGTGGACCGCGCGGCGCTTCCCTGGCCGCTGCCGCAGCGGGAGCAGCCGCCGGTCGACGGGCTCTCGGAGACCGAGTCGTGGCTGGTCGAGGAATGGGCGGAGATCCTCGGCATGCGCCCGGACGGGCCGGACGCCGACTTCTTCCGGCTCGGCGGCGGCAGCCTCGCCGCGGCGCAGCTGGTGACGCGGTTGCGCACCCGGCACCCGCAGGTCTCGGTCGCCGACCTCTACCAGCACCCGCGGCTCGGTGAGCTCGCCGCGGAGCTGGACGAGTTGGACGCGGTGACCACCGCCCGCGCCGACGTCGCCCCGGTCCCGCGGCGGACGGGCTGGTGCCAGCTGCTGCTGATGGTCCCGCTGTGCACGCTCACCGGGCTGCGGTGGACGGCGGTGCTGGCGGCGATCGGCACCGTCCTGTCGGCGACGGGCCTCGCGTGGGCTCCGTCGACGTCCTGGTGGGCGCTGGTCGCGGCGTGGGTGGTGCTGTTCAGCCCGCTGGGGCGGATCGCGCTCGCCGCGGGCGGCATCAGGATGCTGCTGCACCGGGTCCGGCCGGGCCGCTACCCCCGGGGCGGGGGCGTGCACCTGCGGTTGTGGGCGGCCCAGCAGTGGGACCAGCGGTGCGGCGCGAGCTCGGTCTCCGGGGCGTTCTGGACGACGCACTACGCGAAGGCGCTGGGCGCGAAGATCGGCGAGGACGTCGACCTGCATTCGCCGCCGCCGGTGACGGGGCTGCTCAAGGTGGGTCGTGGCGCGGCGATCGAGCCCGAAGTGGACCTGTCCGGGCACTGGGTGGACGGCGAAACCGTCCACATCGGACGAATCCGGATCGGGGCGGGCGCCCGGGTGGGCGCGCGGAGCATGCTGCTGCCGGACTCGCGGGTGGGCAAGGGCGCGGAGGCCGCGGCGGGCTCCACCGTCCACGGCGTGATCCCGGCGCACCAGCGCTGGGCGGGCTCGCCCGCGGCGCGTTCCGCGAGCGGCCCGGCGGAGTGGCCCGCGCACCGCCCGCCGCGCTCCCGCACGTGGAGCGCGGTGTACGGCGTCACCTCGGCGCTGTTCGCGGCGGTACCGGTGGTGGCGGCGGTGCCCGCGCTGCTGATCGTCGCCGCCGCGCTGGCGGGCACGCCGACGCCGCGAGCCGCGCTGGGAGCGGCGCTCGCGGCGGTTCCCGCGGCGACGGCCGCGTACTTCGGCGCCTACGCGCTGCTGGTGCTGATCGCGGTGCGGGCGCTGGGAATCGGTCTGCGCGAAGGCCACCACCCGGTGCACGGGCGCATCGCCTGGCAGGTGTGGACGACGGAACGCCTGATGGGCATGGCCCGCACCGCGCTGTTCCCGCTGTACGCCAGCGTGTTCACGCCGATGTGGTTGCGGCTGCTGGGCGCGAAGGTCGGCCGGGGCGCGGAGATCTCCACGGTGCTGGCGCTGCCGAAGATGACGAAGGTCGCCGACGGGGCGTTCCTCGCCGACGACACCATGGTGGCGACCTACGAGCTGGGCAACGGCTGGTTGCACGTGGCCCCGGCCCGCATCGGCAAGGAGGCGTTCCTCGGCAACTCCGGGATGACCGCGCCGGGCCGTTCGGTGCCCAAGCGCGGCCTGGTCGGGGTGCTCTCGTCCACGCCGCGCAAGGCGAAGAAGGGCTCGTCGTACCTGGGCATGCCGCCGATGCCGCTGCGGCGCGCGAAGGTGCGCTCGGACGCGGAGCGCACCTTCGACCCGCCGCTGCGGCTGGTGTTCGCGCGGGCGCTGGTGGAGCTGTGCCGGATCGTGCCGGTGATGGCCTCGGCGGCGCTGGCGGTGCTCGCGCTCGGCGCGCTCGCGTGGCTGTGGGCCGCGGCCGGGCCGTGGGTCGCGGCGGCGCTGTCCGGGATCGTGCTGCTGGCGGCGGGCGTGCTGGCGTGCGCGGTGACGACGCTGGCGAAGTGGGTGCTGGTGGGCCGGTTCCGGGTGCGCCAGCAGCCGCTGTGGAGTTCCTTCGTGTGGCGCGGCGAACTGGCCGACACCTTCGTCGAGGTGCTGGCGGTGCCGTGGCTGGCGGGTGCCGCGACGGGCACGCCGCTGCTGACGACGTGGCTGCGCACGATGGGCGCGCGCATCGGCCGCGGCGCGTGGGTCGAGACCTACTGGCTGCCGGAGTCGGACCTGGTGCGCCTCGGCGCCGGGGCGACGGTGAACCGGGGTTGCGTGGTGCAGACCCACCTGTTCCATGATCGGATCATGAGCATGGACGAGGTGGTGCTGGACGAGGGTGCGACGCTCGGCCCGCACGGGATCGTGCTGCCCGGCGCGAGCATCGGCGCGCGCACGACGGTCGGCCCCGGCTCGCTGATCACCCGCGGGGACGCGGTGCCCGCGGACTCCCGCTGGCGCGGCAACCCGATCTCCGCCTGGCGTGGCGGGAAGCGGCGCTCATGA